The following coding sequences lie in one Macadamia integrifolia cultivar HAES 741 unplaced genomic scaffold, SCU_Mint_v3 scaffold559, whole genome shotgun sequence genomic window:
- the LOC122069223 gene encoding uncharacterized protein LOC122069223 — protein sequence MPPFEEQYDRKCWTPLSWDEVGERHILGTDFIQVTSEKVNMIRERIKAAQFRQKSYADVRRRRLEFGVGDKLFLRISPIKGIMQFGKKGKLSLRKYIPGPTHVLTYIPHEFDEDYAYVEYPEKIFDRKDHLLRNRIVSFVKVKWMNHPEQKASWEQEEEMKK from the exons ATGCCCCCATTTGAAGAACAATATGACAGAAAGTGTTGGACTCCACTCtcttgggatgaggttggtgagcggcatattcTGGGTACCGACTTCATACAGGTCACTAGCGAGAAGGTGAATATGATCAGAgagaggattaaggcagctcaattcagacagaagagctatgcagatgtcagGAGAAGGCGTTtagaatttggagttggagatAAACTCTTCTTGCGAATCTCCCCAATTAAAGGGATAATGcagttcggcaagaagggaaagcttagtttGAG gaagtacattcctggCCCCACTCATGttttgacttacataccccatgagtttGATGAGGACtatgcctatgtggagtatccagagaagattttTGACAGGAAAGACCACCTGCTCCGCAATCGCATCGtgtccttcgtcaaggtgaaatggatgaaccacccagagCAGAAAGCATCTTGGGaacaagaagaggaaatgaagaagtag